The sequence below is a genomic window from Rudanella lutea DSM 19387.
GGGCTAACTCGTCGTTGGCCCGAATCCGTAGCCCCAGTAGCCCGTCGGCAATACTGGTACCGTAAAAGAGCGAGCCCGTTTCGTAAGCACTTTGCCGGTACAGGTAAAACGAGTGCGTGTTGCCCGTGTAATCGAAGGCTATGTCGATGGACCCCAAGTGATTACCTACCCGGTTGGTCAGGTCGAAATCCGTGTAGAGGCTTTGGTCGATGATGCCGGTATTAACCGCCCGGAATCCACTAATGAGGCTGAGGTAATCCCGGAAACTGTTTGGCAAATACGGACTTGTTACCAACCCCGATCCAACCAGCTCGTCGCTGTAGCCACCCCAGACTACCTGGTGGTTGACGCCCCCGTACACATGAAACCGGTTTTCGGCTTTACCGAGTCGGCCGTACAATGTTTTCTGGTGCAGCATGGTGTGCCGCACGTACCGGCCACCCATCCAGCCGTGGGCATAGCTACCTTTGATCGAGAGCCAGCCCTTGGTGAATTTGATCGGGGTGTAATCGCGGATTTCCAGTTGAATTTTAGGAATCGGCAAGGCGTTGCCCGACCAGGAATAAGAGCCGGATGACAGGGTGGAGTCGAGCAGACCCACAATTTCGCGCCGACGGCCGGCGTAGAGTTCGAAAATCCTCAAGCGGGCTTTCACGAATGCTTCGGGCAGCATCACCTGGCCGTTGGCGGCCGTATTGCCCACAACCTGTACTCCGCCCCCAAAACTAATGCGCCGTTCGTTCAGGCGAGTTGTGTCGTAATCCAGGTGAGCCCCCGCCCGGAGGGTCGTGTTAGGCGATTGCAGCGGCACAATGCCAAATTGGTTGGTACGAAGCCAGAAAGGAGTCTGCGTGCCCGACGACATATACTGCCCTGCTTCGGTAGTAACCTGAAACGGTTGTTGGGCCCGTACCCATGAATTGCCAGCTAAAAAACTGATTACCAGAAAGGCGAACGGCCAACGGCCTGAAAGGAGTGAGGGGGTCAAAAAAGATTTTACCGACACAGTGATTTGGATTGGTCTGGTAAAAGTACGTTGAAATGAGACCAAATTGTCAAAATTCCGATTCGCCGGGCATAACAACGCCCACAATAATTGCCCGGATAGCTTCGGGTTGGGGCTGAGATCGTGGTGAATTGAACAGGTATCGGGCCGTTGACCGGCATGGGCGTAACAGGAAATTAACAAACAGGATGAACTAAATGGCGGGTTACTGTTGTAGTAGCTAAAATATTTTCGCTCCGAAGGGGGCTTTACCACCACAAAAACCACGTTTAGTATCGAAAGAATGAATCTTGAACCCTCTCCACCTCTGACCCGCGCACAGGAGTCGCGGGTAGCCATCGAACGACTGTACATCACTATGCGCCACCTGTTTAACCGGGGTTTTTACAAACCGTCGGGCGTATCGGGCGAAGAAATCCGGCAAGCGCTGCTTACGCTCCGCCCCGAGATTTACGGCTCGGTAGGCGATGCGCAACGGGTCGAACTCGATGGTCTGGTGTACGTAATGGATCGGTTGCCCAAAGGGATCGAAGCCTGCCGGGTAATCACACTGGCCTCACGCGAAGGGTTCGAACACTCCCGTTTTCCGGTGCTGGTACCGGCCAAGCGTCGTCGGAACTGCTACCGGATCGATGCCGAGCAAATGGTCATTGAGGTGACCAACGGCCGTAGCGAGATTTACGACATCCTGACGCACCTCACCTTCATGTTTATGGAGGCCGACAAAATCCGGCGGAATGCCATTCAGGAGCGTGGCAGCAAAACCCGTGAGTGGCAGAAACTGGAGGCCATTGTAAAGGCGGGCGGCACGGTCAAAGAAGAAGACCGCGAACTGGCGCTTACCTACCTTAGCTCGATTCTGGGCCGTACGTTCGAGGAAACCCAGCGTGCTTATGCACGCTTCGAAGAAACTGGCTCCACCAACACCGGTCTGTTTCAGATCGTGTACAGCCTCGGTAGCGTGTCGATGGGCGAACTGCGGGGCGAGAACATCGACCGTGAAATCAACTTCACGCCGATGTTGCGCGAGCGTATCGGTCAGCACCTGTACGGCGAACGCTGGGCCCGGCGTATCAAAGAGTATATCTGGGAAAATGGCCTGCAGGACCGCCCGGTGCACATCGTCAGTGCCAACCCGCACAGTGTCATGAACTGCCTGTACGCGCCCATCGCCCTCGACAAGTCGGTGGAATATGACGACCTGTACGATCTGGCGCTCAAGCTGAGTCAGTCGAGCAACCGGGCCCTGCGCGAGCAGGTGCAGGCGTTTGCGCTCGATAATGGCCTGCACGAGCTGCACGACATAGCGGGCACGAGCCTGCTGGTGCAGCTGATTGATACCGGCCGCATTGACCCTGAGCTTTTATCCGACGAAATCAAGGCTAATATCCCGACGGTTCGGGAGGAGAAACCGCTGATTCTGGTGATGGACTACGCGTTTGGCGAGCAGGCTTTCGAAACGATGGACGAGCTGCTGAAGCCTTACGAGCGCGATGGTCAGGTGTACCCGTTACACGTGGCTTCGATCTCGATCATGGGTAAGGCGGGGATTCTGACCGGCGACAAGGGGGATCTGATGATTCCGACCTCGCACATTTTTGAAGGAACGGCCGATAATTACCCACTGGACAACGATTTCTGCGCGGCCGACTTCGTCGGGGCCGGACTCGACGTATTTGAAGGTGCCATGATTACTGTGCTGGGCACCTCGCTGCAGAACAAAGAGATTCTGAGCTACTTCAAAAACTCGTCGTGGAACGCGGTAGGCCTTGAAATGGAAGGGGCTCACTACCAGAAAGCCATTCAGGCCCACGTTCGGATTCGGCAGAGCATCCCGGCCAATGTGAAGGTCCGGTACGCTTATTACGCATCGGACAACCCGCTGCTAACAGGCGCGACACTGGCCTCTGGCAGTTTGGGTTCGCTGGGTGTGAAGCCCACGTATCTGATTACCGTGAAGTGTCTGGAAAAGATTCTGGGGTAATTTCCCAAAAGCAGCAGCATACATACATGACCCCGCTTGACAAGCCAATATGAGTTGTCGAGCGGGGTTTTTGTTGTTTGGAGCCCCATGTCAAAGCCTTCACTACCGGGCAGAGGTTGAAGAAGGGTTAAGTCTGTTAAGGAATCGGTTGCGTGGTATTAACGGCTTGATAAATAAGGTATTGTTGCCTGATAAGTATGGTTATAGGCGCTTTTGCGTTAAGTCGATGGGCTAATTCGCGGCATAACTGGTTAGAAACCCTCTTTACTTGCGTTTTACATATTGGTTACTTTTTTGCATTTGCCGACTTTATTTTGTGTAATTTCCCAGTTTCAGGCGAATGCCCCTGGTAAAGCAAGAAGGCAAAATCGCAGCTTTCTATCCCAAGTACTTAACACAAATTCCCTCTATGCAACGACGTTCTGCCCTAAAACATGTCGCACTGGCTGTCGGTGGGCTTATGAATTTACCGGCCTGGGCTTCTGGCTGGACTCCCGAATCGATTGGAACCTCGTCATTATTGTCCGTTTCCAATGATGCGCTTCTGGCCGAGATCACGGAAACCATTATTCCGGAAACTACGACGCCGGGTGCCAAATCGCTTAATGTCCATCAGTTTGTGCAGCGCATGATTCAGGACTGCTACGGCGATGCGGCCAAAAATACGCTGAAGCAAGGCCTTGTTTCGGTGGATCAGGTGGCACAGCAGGCTTTCTCAAAACCCTTTGTAAACTGTGATTCAACGCAGCGGCTTGAGGTACTTACGCAAATGGCCAACTCGACTGACCCAACCGCCAAACAGTTTGTGAACCTTGTCAAAGGCCTGACCATTCAGGGGTTTCGTAACTCGGAATACTACATGGTCAACCAGTTGAAATTCAACATGGCACCGGGCTTTTATCACGGATGCGTGACCCTGAAAAGTTAGTTATTTATCAGACTATTAGACACCAGACGTTAGCTATTGGACAGTATGTTTATGGTCTAACATACAAAGTCCTGTAGTCTGGTTTTGTCTCCAATTAACCTATCAATTCCTTTTGTGACATGTCATTTCTCAATATAGATTCGGTTAAAGAGCGTACGTTCGATGCCATTGTGGTGGGGTCGGGCATTAGTGGAGGCTGGGCCGCCAAAGAACTGACCGGTGCCGGTTTACGTACGCTGGTGCTGGAGAGGGGCCGCGATGTGAAGCACATTACCGATTACCCCACTACCATGATGCAACCCTGGGAGTTTCCGCATAACGGACAACTGACCAAGGAGTACATCGACGCCAACCCTATTGCCAGCCGGTGCTACGCCAACCGCGAAGACGCCAGCCATTTTTTCGTCAAAGACGCCGAGCACCCGTATATTCAGGAGAAGCCCTTCGACTGGATTCGGGGCTATCAGGTAGGCGGTAAGTCGCTCATGTGGGCGCGCGGAACCCAACGCTGGTCCGACTTCGATTTTGAAGGGCCCGCCCGCGATGGCTTCGCCATCGACTGGCCCATCCGCTACAAAGACATTGCACCCTGGTACAGCCATGTAGAGAAATTTGCGGGAATTTCGGGCAACAAAGACGGCCTGCCGCAACTGCCCGATGGTGAGTTTTTGCCCCCGCATGAGCAGTCGTGCGTGGAGAAGCACTTTAGCCAGCAAATGGCGAAACATTACAACAACACCCGCCCGGTAATTATTGGCCGGTGTGCGCACCTAACCAAGCCACAACCCATTCATTACCAGCAGGGGCGGGGGCAGTGTCAGAATCGGTCGATCTGCCAGCGAGGCTGCCCCTACGGTGGCTATTTCAGCAGTAACTCATCCACGCTGCCCTGGGCTGCCAAAACGGGTAAGATGACCCTCCGGCCGGATTCGGTGGTGCATTCGATTATTTATGATGAGAAAAAAGGAAAGGCATCGGGTGTTCGGGTGATCGACGCCAACACGAAGCAGATGACCGAGTATTACGCTCGTGTCATTTTCGTAAATGCAGCCTGCCTCAACTCCAACCTGATTCTGCTCAACTCAAAGTCGAGCCGCTTCCCGAACGGACTGGGCAACGACAATGGACTGTTGGGTAAATACATGGCGTTCCACAACTTCCGCACGACCATTTCGGCGGAGTATGAAGGATTCCAGGATACGATTACCGAAGGTATCCGGCCCAACGGCAGCTACATTCCGCGTTTCCGCAACGTCTTCAAGCAGGAAACTGACTTTTTGCGGGGCTATGCGGCTGGTTTCAGCGGCAGCCGCATGACGAACGTAGACACGGCGGGTATGGGCGAAAGCCTGAAAGCCAACCTGATGCAGACCAGGTACGGCAACTGGCGAGTGGGCTCGCACATGATGGGCGAAACTATCCCGAAAGAAACCAATTACGTAGCCCTCGACTCAACCCTGACCGACCCCTGGGGCATTCCGCAGTTGCGCGTATCCGTTGCGTACGACGATAACGACGAGAAAATGATCAAGGATTTTCACGAGCAAATGACCGAAATGCTGACGGTATCGGGCTTCACGAATATCCAGACGCACGATAAGCCCGACAAAGCACCCGGCCTTGATATTCACGAAATGGGCGGGGTACGCATGGGTAACGATCCCAAAACGTCGCTGCTAAACAAGTGGAATCAGTTTCATAATTGCAAAAACGTGTTCGTTACCGATGGAGCCTGCATGACTTCAACATCGACCCAGAACCCGTCGCTCACGTTTATGGCGATTACAGCCCGGGCCGCAAATTACGCCGTGGGCGAAATGAAGAAGAAAAATCTATAAGTCGTCGACGTGACGGCTTCAAGTGCCAGCCTGCAGGTAGTCAGTGTTCAACGATGTTGAGCCTGGTTACCTACAGGTTGGTTTTTTTGTGCGGTAGGGAGCCGTCAACTGCAGTGCGTGCAACTGAGTAGGCAAGCCCTGAGGGTGGGTTTTACGGGAGTGCGCGTACGCCTGTGCGCTCAATCTTTAACCCTCAAAACCAAGAGTATGAAAAAAACGATTACCGGCCTTTTGTTGCTTTGCTTAGTTGGGCCATTGGCCTGGGCTCAAACGAGCAAAGTACAGGAGAACCTGACGCTGCGGAGCAAAATACTGAGCAGCGACCGCAAATACGCGATCTACCTGCCAGCCGATTACGAAACCTCTGACCGCAGTTACCCCGTGCTGTACCTGTTGCATGGCGGGGGCGATGACCAAACCGGCTGGGTGCAGTTTGGCGAGGTGAAGCATATTGCCGACAAAGCCATTGCGGATGGGTCGGCTACGTCGATGATTATTGTGATGCCCGATGCCAATACCGGCGTGCGGGGGTACTTCAACGATGTACGGGGTAAGTGGCGATACGAGGACTTTTTCTTTAGTGAGTTCATGCCGTACATCGAGAAAACGTACCGGATCAAGCCCGAAAAGCGCTTTCGGGCCATTGCAGGCCTGTCGATGGGCGGGGGTGGAACCTTAATGTACACGTTGCGGCACCCTGAGCTGTTTTCGTCGGCCTGTGCACTCAGTGCCTCGGCCGGGCCGGTCGATATAGCCGACGCTGAGGTCCGGCTCAAACGCACCATGCCCGATGCTACCCCGGAGGAAGTAAAGCGGTATTACGAGACGCAGAACGCCGTGATTCTGGTCAACAACATGCCCGAAGAGCAGAAAAAGGCCGTTCGCTGGTACATTGATTGTGGCGACGATGATTTTCTGTTCGAGATGAACTCTCTACTGCATATTGCCATGCGCAAAAAGGAGATTCCGCACGAGTTTCGGGTTCGCGACGG
It includes:
- a CDS encoding capsule assembly Wzi family protein, which gives rise to MTPSLLSGRWPFAFLVISFLAGNSWVRAQQPFQVTTEAGQYMSSGTQTPFWLRTNQFGIVPLQSPNTTLRAGAHLDYDTTRLNERRISFGGGVQVVGNTAANGQVMLPEAFVKARLRIFELYAGRRREIVGLLDSTLSSGSYSWSGNALPIPKIQLEIRDYTPIKFTKGWLSIKGSYAHGWMGGRYVRHTMLHQKTLYGRLGKAENRFHVYGGVNHQVVWGGYSDELVGSGLVTSPYLPNSFRDYLSLISGFRAVNTGIIDQSLYTDFDLTNRVGNHLGSIDIAFDYTGNTHSFYLYRQSAYETGSLFYGTSIADGLLGLRIRANDELALVRQVLIEFLNTTSQGGPEFVIDDPQRRGKVDYFNHAQFRDGWSYMYRAVGTPFISPALGPNGEFPYGGFTNNNRVRVFHLGLAGSLPFGGAALSSPITYETKLSMSRNLGRYDEPFRPIRNQFSGILTIAAPLAILGGIQLTGSVALDRGALYTNAVGGYLGIRKTWTNSVRRSQSASSTNPSRSGFRE
- a CDS encoding DUF6909 family protein, which codes for MNLEPSPPLTRAQESRVAIERLYITMRHLFNRGFYKPSGVSGEEIRQALLTLRPEIYGSVGDAQRVELDGLVYVMDRLPKGIEACRVITLASREGFEHSRFPVLVPAKRRRNCYRIDAEQMVIEVTNGRSEIYDILTHLTFMFMEADKIRRNAIQERGSKTREWQKLEAIVKAGGTVKEEDRELALTYLSSILGRTFEETQRAYARFEETGSTNTGLFQIVYSLGSVSMGELRGENIDREINFTPMLRERIGQHLYGERWARRIKEYIWENGLQDRPVHIVSANPHSVMNCLYAPIALDKSVEYDDLYDLALKLSQSSNRALREQVQAFALDNGLHELHDIAGTSLLVQLIDTGRIDPELLSDEIKANIPTVREEKPLILVMDYAFGEQAFETMDELLKPYERDGQVYPLHVASISIMGKAGILTGDKGDLMIPTSHIFEGTADNYPLDNDFCAADFVGAGLDVFEGAMITVLGTSLQNKEILSYFKNSSWNAVGLEMEGAHYQKAIQAHVRIRQSIPANVKVRYAYYASDNPLLTGATLASGSLGSLGVKPTYLITVKCLEKILG
- a CDS encoding gluconate 2-dehydrogenase subunit 3 family protein, with amino-acid sequence MQRRSALKHVALAVGGLMNLPAWASGWTPESIGTSSLLSVSNDALLAEITETIIPETTTPGAKSLNVHQFVQRMIQDCYGDAAKNTLKQGLVSVDQVAQQAFSKPFVNCDSTQRLEVLTQMANSTDPTAKQFVNLVKGLTIQGFRNSEYYMVNQLKFNMAPGFYHGCVTLKS
- a CDS encoding GMC oxidoreductase, whose product is MSFLNIDSVKERTFDAIVVGSGISGGWAAKELTGAGLRTLVLERGRDVKHITDYPTTMMQPWEFPHNGQLTKEYIDANPIASRCYANREDASHFFVKDAEHPYIQEKPFDWIRGYQVGGKSLMWARGTQRWSDFDFEGPARDGFAIDWPIRYKDIAPWYSHVEKFAGISGNKDGLPQLPDGEFLPPHEQSCVEKHFSQQMAKHYNNTRPVIIGRCAHLTKPQPIHYQQGRGQCQNRSICQRGCPYGGYFSSNSSTLPWAAKTGKMTLRPDSVVHSIIYDEKKGKASGVRVIDANTKQMTEYYARVIFVNAACLNSNLILLNSKSSRFPNGLGNDNGLLGKYMAFHNFRTTISAEYEGFQDTITEGIRPNGSYIPRFRNVFKQETDFLRGYAAGFSGSRMTNVDTAGMGESLKANLMQTRYGNWRVGSHMMGETIPKETNYVALDSTLTDPWGIPQLRVSVAYDDNDEKMIKDFHEQMTEMLTVSGFTNIQTHDKPDKAPGLDIHEMGGVRMGNDPKTSLLNKWNQFHNCKNVFVTDGACMTSTSTQNPSLTFMAITARAANYAVGEMKKKNL
- a CDS encoding alpha/beta hydrolase encodes the protein MKKTITGLLLLCLVGPLAWAQTSKVQENLTLRSKILSSDRKYAIYLPADYETSDRSYPVLYLLHGGGDDQTGWVQFGEVKHIADKAIADGSATSMIIVMPDANTGVRGYFNDVRGKWRYEDFFFSEFMPYIEKTYRIKPEKRFRAIAGLSMGGGGTLMYTLRHPELFSSACALSASAGPVDIADAEVRLKRTMPDATPEEVKRYYETQNAVILVNNMPEEQKKAVRWYIDCGDDDFLFEMNSLLHIAMRKKEIPHEFRVRDGGHTWTYWRTALPTVLSFITDSFHQR